In one window of Frigoriglobus tundricola DNA:
- a CDS encoding copper homeostasis protein CutC, which yields MTPRVAIIGGGLAGLTAAHRLLARNIEVTVIDKGRHGGGRMCTRPVVLPDGRTARFDLGPPLLYTRVPGDPGATAHRVIDLDNELPGPSLFTSRPVGRIGAPGEGAGPAPITGLTTTGGMRELPFRLIAAASGALHFQDHTLVERLERTELGWRVHTRSLRDGFESVASANALILTPPVPQTLELLQNSNIALPDALRDDLRGVAYSRCIAVYGTFDPVEPLHPGGVWLGDGPVEWICDNHRKDVSAVPGSITALTSPAWAEEHWDVPDELLLELLLPRLSAWVGSPTGPGSVWVHRWRWARPVSPVRAPCAVLRDHAAVLAGDGFAGQHADAVDAAVTSGEAAAHRTGGLLTALARRDTRYSVPRPPRYTLEIAVSTPAEAALAVRAGADRLELSCALEVGGLTPSIGLFRAVREWVEVPVYVMLRPRAGGFMYRHSELEIMWADAEAFLSEGASGIVFAALKDDGAIDHVRCRQFVERADGKAVFHRAFDFLSDPLAALDELIELGFERVLTSGGASTAETGTNRLAALVQHAGWQIEVLPAGSVRPHNVADLVRTTRCDQVHSAARVPADDPLLSAHPRLARGLGAPGELDERLVRGLRHELDRLAGSLS from the coding sequence ATGACCCCGCGGGTCGCGATCATCGGCGGGGGGCTGGCGGGACTGACCGCCGCGCACCGGCTGCTGGCGCGAAACATTGAAGTCACGGTGATCGACAAGGGGCGGCACGGTGGCGGTCGGATGTGCACGCGCCCGGTGGTGCTCCCGGACGGGCGCACCGCCCGGTTCGACCTGGGACCGCCGCTCCTGTACACGCGGGTGCCGGGCGATCCAGGCGCGACGGCGCACCGCGTGATCGATCTCGACAACGAGCTCCCTGGCCCGTCCCTGTTCACGTCGCGTCCGGTCGGCCGGATCGGCGCGCCGGGCGAGGGGGCCGGCCCCGCGCCGATCACGGGCCTCACCACGACCGGCGGAATGCGCGAACTCCCGTTCCGCCTCATCGCAGCCGCGAGCGGCGCGCTCCACTTTCAGGATCACACGCTCGTTGAGCGGCTGGAACGCACCGAACTCGGGTGGCGCGTTCACACTCGATCGCTCCGCGACGGGTTCGAGTCGGTCGCGAGCGCGAACGCCCTGATCCTCACACCGCCGGTGCCCCAGACACTCGAGCTCCTTCAGAACAGCAACATCGCCCTACCCGATGCGCTCCGCGACGACCTGCGGGGCGTGGCGTATTCGCGGTGCATCGCCGTTTACGGCACGTTCGATCCGGTGGAACCGCTCCACCCCGGCGGCGTGTGGCTGGGCGACGGACCCGTCGAGTGGATCTGCGATAATCACCGGAAGGACGTGTCCGCCGTTCCGGGATCGATCACGGCGCTGACGTCACCGGCGTGGGCCGAGGAGCACTGGGACGTCCCGGACGAACTCCTCCTGGAACTGCTCCTACCGCGCCTGAGCGCCTGGGTCGGGAGCCCGACAGGTCCCGGGAGCGTCTGGGTTCACCGGTGGAGGTGGGCGCGGCCGGTCTCACCGGTTCGGGCGCCCTGTGCGGTCCTCCGCGACCACGCCGCGGTACTCGCCGGTGACGGTTTCGCGGGCCAGCACGCGGACGCGGTCGATGCGGCGGTCACGTCCGGCGAGGCCGCCGCGCACCGCACGGGCGGGTTGCTCACCGCCCTGGCGCGTCGGGACACCCGCTATTCCGTCCCTCGTCCGCCGAGATACACGCTCGAGATCGCCGTTTCCACGCCGGCGGAAGCCGCGCTCGCGGTCCGCGCCGGCGCCGACCGGTTGGAACTGTCGTGCGCCCTGGAGGTCGGTGGGCTGACGCCGTCGATCGGGCTGTTTCGGGCGGTCCGCGAGTGGGTGGAGGTGCCGGTGTACGTGATGCTCCGGCCGCGCGCCGGCGGCTTCATGTACCGGCACAGCGAACTCGAAATCATGTGGGCGGACGCGGAGGCGTTCCTGTCGGAAGGGGCCAGCGGCATCGTATTCGCCGCCTTGAAAGACGACGGGGCCATCGATCACGTGCGCTGTCGCCAGTTCGTCGAACGGGCGGACGGCAAGGCCGTATTTCACCGCGCGTTCGACTTTCTCTCCGACCCGCTCGCCGCCCTCGACGAACTGATCGAACTCGGGTTCGAGCGCGTGCTGACGAGCGGCGGGGCGAGTACGGCCGAGACCGGAACGAACCGCCTGGCGGCGCTCGTTCAGCACGCGGGCTGGCAGATCGAGGTGCTACCGGCGGGTAGCGTCCGGCCGCACAACGTGGCCGACCTCGTCCGCACGACGCGGTGCGATCAGGTGCACTCCGCGGCCCGGGTGCCGGCGGACGATCCGCTCCTGTCGGCGCACCCGCGGCTCGCGCGGGGGCTCGGCGCGCCGGGCGAGTTGGACGAGCGACTCGTCCGCGGCCTGCGGCACGAACTCGACCGGCTGGCCGGGTCGCTATCATGA
- a CDS encoding sulfite exporter TauE/SafE family protein encodes MPRTVNAMTYLVVCSVSFVASGLTLFSGFGLGTLLLPAFALFFPVERAVALTAIVHFLNGLFKLALVGRHADRRAVQRFGAPAILAALVGAWVLLQLTELPPLASYTLFGREFRVAPVKFAMGWLLAVFALIDLIPYTRDLTFSSKYLPLGGALSGFFGGLSGMQGALRSAFLLRAGLSKEAFVATGVVVACLIDFTRLGVYVPAVLATGGDLDYALLAAAVLSAFAGAFLGARYLKKVTLRGVQLIVAAMLLLVAMGLASGVL; translated from the coding sequence TTGCCTCGCACGGTCAACGCGATGACCTACCTCGTCGTCTGCTCGGTCTCCTTTGTGGCTTCCGGCCTGACGCTCTTCTCGGGGTTCGGCCTCGGGACACTGTTGCTCCCGGCGTTCGCGCTGTTCTTCCCCGTCGAACGCGCTGTTGCTCTCACCGCCATCGTCCACTTCCTCAACGGGCTGTTCAAGCTCGCTCTCGTCGGCCGTCACGCCGACCGGCGGGCCGTCCAACGGTTCGGGGCGCCCGCGATCCTCGCCGCGCTCGTCGGGGCGTGGGTTCTGCTGCAACTGACCGAACTCCCACCGCTCGCGAGCTACACGCTTTTCGGCCGCGAGTTTCGCGTCGCACCGGTGAAGTTCGCGATGGGGTGGCTCCTCGCGGTGTTCGCGCTGATCGATCTGATTCCGTACACCCGCGATCTCACGTTCTCCTCCAAATACCTGCCCCTCGGCGGCGCGCTGAGCGGCTTCTTCGGCGGGCTGTCGGGGATGCAGGGCGCGCTGCGGTCGGCGTTCCTGCTGCGCGCGGGCTTGTCGAAGGAGGCGTTCGTCGCGACGGGCGTCGTAGTCGCGTGCCTGATCGACTTCACCCGCCTCGGCGTGTACGTGCCCGCGGTCCTGGCTACCGGAGGCGATCTCGATTACGCGCTCCTCGCCGCGGCCGTGCTGTCGGCGTTCGCGGGCGCGTTTCTCGGCGCCCGGTATTTGAAGAAGGTCACGCTGCGCGGCGTCCAACTTATCGTGGCCGCGATGCTCTTGCTGGTCGCGATGGGTCTGGCAAGCGGGGTTCTGTGA
- a CDS encoding RNA polymerase sigma factor has product MTRPARFIQLALSRDRSTGTPPADTDLLRRYAVERDEAAFTELVRRNGPLVLRACRHILGEAHADDAFQTVFLLLARSADRLTRTGALAGVVARRGRSDRATRARRGPTAPA; this is encoded by the coding sequence ATGACCCGGCCCGCGCGCTTCATCCAACTGGCTCTGAGCCGTGACCGGAGCACGGGTACTCCTCCGGCCGATACGGATCTGCTCCGTCGGTACGCGGTCGAACGGGACGAGGCCGCGTTCACCGAACTCGTCCGCCGGAACGGGCCACTCGTTCTGCGTGCCTGCCGACACATACTCGGAGAGGCTCACGCGGACGATGCCTTCCAAACCGTGTTCCTGCTCCTGGCGCGATCCGCCGACCGCCTGACGCGTACCGGGGCACTGGCCGGGGTGGTTGCACGCCGCGGCCGTTCGGATCGCGCAACGCGCGCGCGGCGAGGACCGACGGCGCCAGCGTGA
- a CDS encoding dipeptidase, translating to MRYPVLVSLVLCALAVGSAAEPPTGGAPKTIVVSEKALAIHREALLIDGHNDLPWALRETDGPGFTSVDLNKPQKRFHTDIARLKKGNLGAQFWSAYVPVDYARKGTAVKVTLEQIDVVHELARRYPDAFEMAYSTEDILRVRKGGKIASLIGIEGGQAIDNSLALLRCYYKLGVRYMTLTHSESLDWADSCSDEPRANGLTPFGVSVVHEMNRLGMLVDLSHVSPDTMRAALKATKAPVIFSHSSARGVADHVRNVPDDVLKLVKENRGVVMVNFFSGFVNPDGARAMKLMFEKGRELKKQFPNDDAKYRDAFRAWAKENDYPAGDVGQIVDHIDHIVKVAGTDHVGIGSDFDGVPKLPKQMDDVSCYPLLTQIMLDRGYTKEQIHKVLGGNLMRVFADAEKVSRDWTAPAAADRAPGARP from the coding sequence ATGCGCTATCCCGTCCTCGTCTCGCTCGTCCTCTGCGCACTCGCTGTCGGGTCGGCCGCTGAGCCCCCGACCGGAGGCGCGCCGAAAACCATCGTCGTTTCGGAAAAGGCGCTCGCCATCCACCGCGAGGCGCTCCTCATTGACGGCCACAACGACCTGCCGTGGGCGCTCCGCGAGACCGACGGCCCCGGTTTCACGTCCGTCGACCTCAACAAGCCGCAGAAGCGGTTCCACACCGACATCGCCCGGCTGAAGAAGGGCAACCTCGGCGCCCAGTTCTGGAGCGCGTACGTGCCCGTCGATTACGCCCGCAAGGGCACCGCGGTGAAGGTCACTCTCGAACAGATCGACGTGGTCCACGAACTCGCCCGCCGCTACCCCGATGCCTTTGAAATGGCCTATAGCACCGAAGACATTCTCCGGGTCCGTAAGGGCGGCAAGATCGCGTCCCTCATCGGCATCGAGGGCGGCCAGGCCATCGACAACTCGCTGGCCCTGTTGCGCTGCTACTACAAGCTCGGCGTGCGGTACATGACGCTCACCCACTCGGAGTCGCTCGACTGGGCCGACTCGTGCTCCGACGAGCCGAGGGCCAACGGCCTCACGCCGTTCGGCGTGAGTGTGGTTCACGAAATGAACCGGCTCGGCATGCTCGTCGATCTGTCACACGTGTCGCCCGACACGATGCGGGCCGCTCTGAAGGCCACGAAGGCGCCGGTCATCTTCTCGCACTCGTCCGCCCGTGGCGTAGCCGATCACGTGCGGAACGTGCCGGACGACGTGCTGAAGCTGGTGAAGGAGAACCGCGGCGTGGTGATGGTCAACTTCTTCAGCGGCTTCGTCAACCCGGACGGCGCGCGGGCCATGAAGCTCATGTTCGAGAAGGGCCGCGAACTGAAGAAGCAGTTCCCCAACGACGACGCCAAGTACCGGGACGCGTTCCGGGCGTGGGCGAAAGAGAACGACTACCCGGCCGGCGACGTGGGCCAGATCGTCGACCACATCGACCACATCGTGAAAGTCGCGGGCACCGACCACGTCGGCATCGGCTCGGACTTCGACGGCGTGCCGAAGCTGCCGAAGCAGATGGACGACGTCTCCTGCTACCCGCTGCTCACGCAGATCATGCTCGACCGCGGGTACACGAAGGAGCAGATCCACAAGGTGCTCGGCGGGAACCTGATGCGGGTGTTCGCCGACGCCGAGAAGGTGAGCCGCGACTGGACCGCGCCGGCAGCGGCGGATCGGGCGCCCGGGGCGCGGCCATGA
- a CDS encoding WD40 domain-containing protein, with protein MPPAADERTWNEVREILDAEIAALPERYRLPLVLCYLQDATHDEAARQIGCPVGVLRGRLDRGRERLRRRLARYGLPLAAPILVVGVPSPVPAALAARTVLVAMTRAETAPSALVAFGRLALRWRAVSVAPVVALVAFAIGAAIQPNDAPPASAPLPHAPGAVTAAPEPAVDALGDPLPPGAIARLGSARFHHGDNVQRVIVGADGKLVASEAWGYKMWAADTGKAVPLWGGLKKRVLEGDWVVLVPAGEGLAAVVQEQTGTRLVDPTTGARLRTLPPIKPFPLTPGIAPNGKTLVAVHQVRAPGDNRSTLRVWDAGTEQWTDLDRAPGNPHQNAFYFSADSKTLAYHMLDGAVDVWDLSAGKCVLRLPATRPQALEPVALSADGGLLARHAAAKLQVWNVKTGKELPAMADPPELFGYGELAFSPDSKVLVGTKDQFTIRLWDVVAGKKLRDISSHSSMLRSVVLSSDGKRLYAADGNGVCVWDPATGKPLDDTGGHRYTIAAAAWSPDGKQLVSGGGYTDNIARVWDPNTGRKMSELVGHKSGVESVAYSPDGAVLATGSQDGTARLWDPTTGKELHSFAARDGMVYALAFTPDGRFLVTGGRKALHVWDVAERKEARSLPTTGLLVTQITFLRGNRSVLVLDNKSGARLIDFATGREDVQPMAGAEGRAAIPVWSGNGHLANVDMDGTTHVIDASTGREILAFSGPARDPDQPHYRGIMGLTVAPDGRTVALAHRRSVVRAHEIATAVDRLGEVRVYEVASGTERLRFAGHVDDVMGVRFSPDGTRLCSFAADRSLLIWDVTGARLAPAPAPSGADAAWADLMSADAGKGFAAIRSLVADPPTALLLVSAGVKPAPAADPKVVAELIAKLGSDGFAEREGASKELAALAPTAIKQLRDAAGKSDSPEVRKRLTELVLGASGPKLSGDRLRAARAVEILERIGTSEAQKVLAGLAAGAPGAMLTEDAVAALARVKRKK; from the coding sequence GTGCCGCCGGCAGCCGACGAGCGGACCTGGAACGAGGTCCGAGAAATTCTGGATGCCGAGATCGCGGCGTTACCGGAGCGCTACCGGTTGCCCCTGGTTCTGTGTTACCTCCAGGACGCGACCCACGATGAGGCGGCCCGGCAAATCGGCTGCCCGGTCGGCGTGCTGCGCGGGCGCCTCGACCGGGGCCGCGAGCGGCTCCGCCGGAGGCTGGCGCGGTACGGTCTGCCGCTGGCGGCTCCGATCCTGGTTGTCGGAGTCCCGTCGCCGGTGCCCGCCGCACTCGCGGCGCGCACCGTCCTTGTCGCGATGACGCGCGCGGAAACGGCCCCATCCGCTCTTGTTGCTTTTGGGCGTCTGGCCCTTCGGTGGCGAGCGGTATCTGTCGCTCCCGTCGTTGCCCTAGTGGCCTTCGCAATTGGCGCTGCCATTCAGCCGAACGACGCCCCGCCCGCATCGGCCCCACTACCGCACGCTCCGGGGGCCGTCACGGCGGCGCCAGAACCCGCGGTCGATGCGCTCGGAGACCCGCTCCCGCCCGGGGCCATTGCCCGGCTCGGATCAGCCCGCTTTCATCACGGGGACAACGTCCAGCGGGTGATCGTCGGCGCGGACGGGAAACTGGTCGCGTCTGAAGCGTGGGGCTACAAGATGTGGGCCGCGGACACGGGGAAAGCGGTCCCGCTCTGGGGCGGGCTGAAGAAGCGCGTCCTTGAAGGCGACTGGGTCGTGCTCGTGCCCGCCGGCGAGGGGCTGGCCGCAGTCGTACAAGAGCAAACCGGCACTCGGCTCGTCGATCCGACTACCGGCGCACGGCTCCGGACACTTCCCCCGATCAAACCCTTTCCGCTGACGCCCGGCATCGCTCCGAACGGAAAGACCCTCGTTGCGGTCCATCAAGTGCGGGCGCCTGGAGATAACCGGTCCACCCTGCGCGTGTGGGACGCCGGCACGGAACAGTGGACCGACCTCGACCGTGCGCCCGGCAACCCGCACCAGAACGCATTCTATTTCTCGGCCGACTCCAAGACCCTCGCTTACCACATGCTCGACGGCGCGGTTGACGTCTGGGACCTGTCCGCGGGCAAATGCGTGTTGCGGCTTCCGGCGACCCGGCCGCAAGCACTGGAGCCCGTCGCCCTCTCAGCGGACGGGGGGCTCCTCGCGCGGCACGCGGCGGCGAAGCTCCAGGTCTGGAACGTCAAGACGGGGAAAGAGCTGCCCGCGATGGCCGATCCGCCGGAGCTGTTTGGGTACGGAGAGTTGGCGTTCTCGCCCGATAGCAAAGTTCTCGTTGGGACCAAGGATCAATTCACCATCCGGCTCTGGGACGTGGTCGCGGGAAAAAAACTGAGGGACATCTCAAGCCACAGCAGCATGTTGAGGAGCGTCGTCCTCAGCAGCGATGGGAAGAGATTGTATGCGGCGGACGGGAACGGGGTGTGTGTTTGGGACCCGGCGACCGGAAAGCCGCTCGACGACACCGGCGGGCACCGTTACACGATCGCCGCCGCGGCGTGGTCCCCGGACGGAAAGCAATTAGTGTCTGGCGGGGGGTACACCGATAACATCGCGCGGGTGTGGGACCCGAACACCGGGCGCAAGATGAGTGAACTCGTGGGACACAAGTCCGGTGTCGAGAGTGTCGCTTACAGCCCCGACGGCGCGGTGCTAGCCACCGGCAGCCAGGACGGAACCGCCCGCCTGTGGGACCCGACCACAGGAAAAGAGTTGCACTCGTTCGCTGCCAGAGATGGGATGGTGTACGCGCTCGCCTTCACGCCGGACGGGCGGTTCCTGGTCACCGGCGGGCGGAAGGCCCTGCACGTGTGGGACGTGGCCGAGCGCAAGGAAGCGCGATCCCTTCCGACCACAGGGCTACTGGTGACCCAGATCACGTTCCTCCGAGGCAACCGGTCGGTATTGGTACTCGACAACAAGAGCGGAGCCCGTCTGATTGACTTCGCCACCGGGCGTGAGGACGTACAACCGATGGCGGGGGCGGAAGGGAGAGCAGCAATACCCGTTTGGTCCGGCAACGGCCATCTTGCGAATGTCGATATGGACGGGACGACCCATGTGATTGATGCGTCCACGGGACGAGAAATTCTGGCATTCTCTGGACCGGCTCGTGATCCCGACCAACCACATTACAGGGGCATCATGGGCCTGACCGTAGCACCGGACGGCCGCACGGTCGCTTTGGCCCACCGCCGCAGCGTGGTGCGGGCACACGAAATCGCGACTGCCGTCGACCGTCTCGGTGAGGTGCGGGTGTACGAGGTCGCCAGCGGCACCGAACGGTTACGGTTCGCCGGGCACGTCGACGACGTTATGGGCGTGCGGTTCTCCCCGGACGGCACCCGGCTCTGCTCGTTCGCGGCCGATCGCTCGCTCCTGATCTGGGACGTGACGGGCGCCCGTCTGGCCCCGGCACCCGCGCCATCGGGTGCGGACGCGGCCTGGGCGGATTTGATGTCCGCTGATGCCGGGAAAGGGTTCGCCGCGATCCGGTCCCTCGTTGCTGATCCGCCTACCGCCCTTCTGTTGGTGAGTGCGGGAGTGAAACCGGCCCCTGCAGCGGACCCCAAAGTCGTGGCCGAGTTAATTGCAAAACTGGGCAGCGACGGGTTCGCGGAGCGTGAGGGCGCATCGAAGGAACTTGCCGCGCTCGCACCGACCGCGATCAAGCAACTACGCGATGCGGCCGGTAAGTCGGACTCGCCCGAGGTGCGTAAGCGGCTCACCGAACTCGTGTTGGGGGCCAGTGGTCCGAAACTTTCGGGCGATCGCCTGCGGGCGGCACGGGCCGTTGAGATCCTGGAGCGGATCGGCACATCCGAAGCCCAGAAGGTGTTAGCCGGTCTGGCCGCGGGGGCGCCAGGGGCCATGTTGACCGAGGACGCGGTGGCCGCCCTCGCCCGAGTGAAACGCAAGAAGTGA
- a CDS encoding GNAT family N-acetyltransferase, with the protein MQKVKYYKRHRMELPLRHPPRPAELPTGFRWVPWDESLLALHAEIKFLSFQGHEDALVFPSLGSRAGCRDLMAAIRCRPGFCPQATWLIAGADGCVGTIQGLRDDIGFGGIQNLGVVPEYRGLGLGRALLMQALVGFAAVGAPRAFLEVTATNEPAVRMYRSVGFRAYKTLYRAVELPHPDAVGVGQ; encoded by the coding sequence ATGCAGAAAGTGAAGTACTACAAGCGGCACCGAATGGAACTGCCGCTCCGCCACCCGCCCCGGCCGGCAGAGCTGCCAACGGGGTTCCGGTGGGTGCCGTGGGACGAGAGCCTGCTCGCGCTCCACGCGGAGATCAAGTTTCTCAGCTTCCAGGGCCACGAAGACGCGCTCGTCTTCCCGAGCCTGGGGTCCCGCGCGGGGTGCCGCGATCTGATGGCCGCGATCCGCTGCCGGCCCGGTTTCTGCCCGCAGGCGACGTGGCTGATTGCAGGGGCGGACGGGTGCGTGGGCACCATTCAGGGGCTGCGCGACGATATCGGGTTCGGCGGGATCCAGAACCTCGGCGTGGTGCCGGAATACCGCGGGTTGGGGCTCGGCCGGGCGCTCCTGATGCAGGCGCTGGTCGGGTTCGCGGCGGTCGGCGCGCCGCGGGCGTTTCTCGAAGTCACCGCGACGAACGAACCGGCGGTGCGCATGTACCGGAGCGTCGGCTTTCGCGCGTACAAAACGTTGTACCGGGCCGTGGAATTGCCGCACCCGGACGCGGTCGGCGTTGGGCAGTGA
- a CDS encoding M16 family metallopeptidase, translated as MARRDRTAFALWFRGPSRVAGPVPSAPLQYEQVNRVGQQVYQHTLSNGLVLLAERMDHVRSAAINFLVPAGSAFDPPGQLGVASVLAEMITRGAGERDSRDLSLALDNLGVDRDESVGAVNMRFWGSTLARNVPAALDIYADIVLRPHLPDAELEPVQALALQDIQSLEDSPQTKVMVELRRRYYPAPINKDRRGVAEDIEALTIDAVRVHFRRFVRPNGAILSVAGNIEWEPLKAQVERLFARWEPGSGAEVRPEPHTAASAHIHKDTQQTQIALAFPSVPVTDPDYYNARAAASVLSGGMSSRLFTEVREKRGLCYSVYAFHETFKTQGTMLAYAGTRAERAQETLDVTLAELKRLKDGIEADEIDRVKAGLKSSLIMQEESTGARAGAIATDWYYLERVRSFDEIQAIIDGLTPDSVLGYLNRCPVRDVTLVTLGPAPLTLPG; from the coding sequence GTGGCACGCCGTGATCGAACGGCCTTCGCGCTCTGGTTCCGCGGCCCATCAAGAGTCGCCGGGCCGGTTCCGTCCGCGCCGCTCCAGTACGAACAGGTGAATCGCGTGGGACAACAGGTCTACCAGCACACCCTGTCCAACGGCCTCGTGTTGCTCGCCGAACGGATGGACCACGTGCGGTCGGCGGCGATCAACTTCCTGGTTCCGGCCGGGTCGGCCTTTGATCCGCCGGGGCAACTGGGCGTCGCCAGCGTGCTGGCCGAGATGATCACCCGCGGCGCCGGTGAGCGCGACAGCCGCGACCTCTCCCTCGCCCTCGACAACCTCGGCGTGGACCGGGACGAGAGCGTCGGCGCGGTGAACATGCGGTTCTGGGGCTCGACCCTCGCCCGCAACGTGCCGGCGGCCCTCGACATCTACGCCGACATCGTCCTCCGGCCGCACCTGCCGGACGCGGAACTGGAACCGGTTCAGGCGCTGGCGCTCCAAGACATTCAGAGCCTCGAAGACTCCCCGCAGACGAAGGTGATGGTCGAACTGCGGCGCCGCTACTACCCGGCGCCGATCAACAAGGACCGGCGCGGCGTGGCCGAGGACATCGAGGCCCTCACCATCGACGCGGTGCGGGTCCACTTCCGCCGGTTCGTGCGGCCGAACGGGGCGATCCTCTCCGTGGCCGGCAACATCGAGTGGGAGCCGCTCAAGGCCCAGGTGGAGCGCCTCTTCGCTCGCTGGGAGCCGGGTTCCGGCGCCGAGGTCCGACCCGAGCCGCACACCGCGGCGTCCGCGCACATTCACAAGGACACGCAGCAGACGCAGATCGCGCTCGCGTTCCCGAGCGTGCCGGTCACCGACCCGGACTACTACAACGCCCGCGCCGCGGCGTCGGTGCTGTCCGGCGGGATGAGTTCGCGCCTCTTCACCGAGGTGCGCGAGAAGCGCGGGCTGTGCTACTCGGTGTACGCGTTCCACGAGACGTTCAAAACCCAGGGCACCATGCTCGCCTACGCCGGGACGCGGGCCGAGCGGGCACAAGAAACGCTCGACGTGACGCTGGCCGAACTGAAGCGCCTCAAGGACGGCATCGAGGCCGACGAGATCGACCGCGTGAAGGCGGGGCTGAAGTCCTCGCTCATCATGCAGGAGGAGTCCACCGGGGCGCGGGCCGGGGCGATCGCGACCGACTGGTACTATCTCGAGCGCGTCCGCTCGTTCGATGAGATCCAGGCCATCATCGACGGCCTGACGCCCGATTCCGTCCTCGGCTATTTGAACCGCTGCCCGGTGCGCGACGTGACGCTCGTCACGCTCGGCCCGGCCCCGCTGACGCTGCCCGGGTGA
- a CDS encoding Flp family type IVb pilin, translating into MSCLLKFGVNFLKAEDGPTAVEYAVMLALIVVVSIAAITSLGANANSTFSFVGSSVKPKTGS; encoded by the coding sequence ATGAGCTGCCTGCTGAAGTTCGGTGTTAACTTTCTGAAAGCCGAGGACGGCCCGACGGCTGTTGAGTACGCCGTGATGCTCGCCCTGATCGTCGTGGTGAGCATTGCCGCCATCACGTCACTCGGTGCGAACGCGAACTCGACCTTCTCCTTCGTCGGCTCGTCCGTCAAGCCGAAGACCGGGAGCTGA
- a CDS encoding serine/threonine-protein kinase — MTGMAVDPPLEGFLNTVRRSRLFDPADLDRLAARLRPASARQFADGLVRSGELTHYQADKLLNGRWQGLVIGPYSILAPLGRGGMGTIVYLAHDRRMAEALGDSVLVALKLLPHRKAEADPKVLARFRREMVFGYRVKHPNVVRTFAAGDLDSVHYLALEYVPGKTIRQLVNESGPLEVGDAARIFADVAAGLAHIHAAGLVHRDVKPANVIVRPDGRAVLVDLGLAFAPKEPLPDDPAIAGGKGYVLGTMDYLAPEQARDATGVGPAADLYGLGCALYFALTGAPPFPAEGTKRKIHRHRHDPPPLIPHGPPEFAQLVSALMAKEPAGRPKSAAKVSDRLRAWAKPARPRPGTDAVAAVDAPGLDADLWEVTPGEELAGADRSPDEKPFEELEESAAGKRAARPDPSAGALVGWLLVAGLVGLMGLILLVAVLRRL; from the coding sequence ATGACCGGCATGGCCGTTGACCCGCCGCTGGAAGGCTTTCTCAACACCGTCCGCCGCAGCCGGCTGTTCGACCCAGCCGACCTCGACCGCCTCGCGGCGCGGTTGCGCCCCGCTTCGGCACGCCAGTTCGCCGACGGACTCGTCCGCAGCGGCGAGCTCACGCACTACCAGGCCGACAAGCTCCTGAACGGCCGCTGGCAGGGGCTCGTTATCGGCCCGTACAGCATCCTCGCCCCGCTCGGCCGCGGCGGCATGGGGACCATCGTCTACCTCGCCCACGACCGGCGCATGGCCGAGGCGCTGGGCGATTCGGTGCTGGTCGCGCTCAAGCTCCTGCCGCACCGCAAGGCCGAAGCGGACCCGAAGGTGCTGGCCCGGTTCCGCCGCGAGATGGTGTTCGGGTACCGGGTGAAGCACCCGAACGTGGTCCGGACGTTCGCGGCCGGCGACCTAGACTCCGTTCACTACCTCGCACTCGAGTACGTGCCCGGCAAGACGATCCGCCAACTGGTGAACGAGAGCGGACCCCTCGAAGTGGGGGACGCCGCCCGGATCTTTGCTGACGTGGCCGCCGGGCTGGCCCACATCCACGCGGCCGGTCTCGTCCACCGCGACGTGAAACCGGCCAACGTGATCGTCCGCCCCGACGGGCGCGCGGTCCTCGTCGATCTCGGTCTCGCGTTCGCACCAAAGGAGCCGCTCCCCGACGATCCGGCCATCGCCGGGGGCAAGGGGTACGTCCTCGGCACGATGGATTACCTGGCCCCCGAACAGGCGCGGGACGCCACGGGGGTCGGGCCGGCCGCCGACCTCTACGGGTTAGGATGTGCGCTGTATTTCGCGCTGACGGGTGCGCCGCCGTTCCCCGCCGAGGGCACCAAACGGAAGATCCACCGGCACCGACACGACCCGCCGCCGCTCATTCCGCACGGCCCCCCGGAGTTCGCACAGTTGGTGTCTGCACTCATGGCGAAGGAGCCCGCCGGGCGCCCGAAGAGCGCTGCGAAGGTGAGCGACCGGCTCCGGGCGTGGGCGAAGCCGGCCCGCCCCCGCCCGGGGACCGATGCGGTCGCCGCGGTCGATGCTCCGGGACTGGACGCGGACCTCTGGGAGGTCACCCCGGGTGAAGAACTGGCCGGAGCGGACCGGTCCCCAGACGAGAAACCGTTTGAGGAGTTGGAAGAGAGCGCCGCCGGCAAACGAGCGGCGCGCCCGGACCCGTCGGCCGGGGCCCTCGTCGGCTGGCTCCTGGTGGCGGGTCTTGTCGGGCTGATGGGGCTCATTCTGCTCGTGGCGGTGCTCCGCCGGTTGTGA